Proteins found in one Coregonus clupeaformis isolate EN_2021a unplaced genomic scaffold, ASM2061545v1 scaf4617, whole genome shotgun sequence genomic segment:
- the LOC121564847 gene encoding receptor-type tyrosine-protein phosphatase delta-like: protein VRGRMLSTTTAIIHWDGPEEANGQVVGYRVYYTDDNTLQVNQWEKLMVRGANFITIQSLTPNKTYYIRVLAFTSVGDGPLSQDLQIIAKTGVPSQPSDFKGEAKSETSILLSWVAPPQSGPENLITGYELVYRRSDDNEEKKLNFDPTSSYLMKNLKPFSSYTFQLAARSKHGIGAYTNEVTIDTPQTQPSAPPQEVTCSSPSSTSILVSWAPPLAEFQNGIITGYSIQYSVTEGDNRTSQRVSDIPPESSQYLLENLEKWTEYGITVRALTEAGEGPESLQLLVRTEEDVPSGPPRDVETEALNSSAVRVVWRAPAVERQHGQVRGYQVHYVKMNYGEPTGPNLIKDILIDDSQWEYNESTEYEVVLGELQADTAYSVSVGAYTAKGDGARSKPQTLCTTLA from the exons GGTGGGGTACAGAGTCTACTATACAGACGATAACACACTGCAAGTCAACCAG TGGGAGAAGCTGATGGTCCGTGGTGCTAATTTCATCACCATCCAGAGTCTGACCCCCAATAAGACCTATTACATCAGAGTCCTGGCCTTTACCTCTGTAGGAGACGGACCTCTCTCCCAGGACCTGCAGATCATAGCCAAGACTGGAG ttccGTCTCAGCCGTCAGACTTTAAAGGAGAGGCCAAGTCAGAGACCAGTATATTGCTGTCCTGGGTAGCTCCTCCACAGAGTGGGCCTGAAAACCTGATCACTGGATATGAACTGGTCTACAGGAGGTCTGATGACAACGAAGAG aagaAGCTGAATTTTGACCCCACCTCCTCCTACCTTATGAAGAATTTGAAGCCGTTCTCCTCCTACACCTTCCAACTGGCAGCACGTAGCAAACACGGCATCGGAGCGTATACCAACGAGGTTACCATAGATACACCACAGACAC AACCCTCGGCCCCTCCCCAGGAGGTCACATGCTCCAGCCCCAGCTCCACCAGCATCCTGGTAAGTTGGGCTCCGCCCCTGGCGGAATTCCAGAACGGAATCATAACGGGATATTCCATCCAGTATTCTGTCACGGAAGGGGACAACAGGACTTCCCAGCGAGTCAGCGACATTCCACCGGAAAGCTCTCAGTACCTTCTGGAAAACCTGGAGAAATGGACGGAGTATGGAATCACGGTCCGAGCGCTAACGGAAGCCGGAGAAGGACCAGAGAGTCTACAACTACTAGTACGCACCGAGGAAGATG TTCCCAGTGGTCCTCCGCGCGACGTGGAGACGGAGGCGCTGAACTCGTCGGCGGTCAGGGTGGTGTGGCGGGCACCGGCGGTGGAGCGGCAACATGGTCAGGTCAGAGGTTACCAGGTCCACTACGTCAAGATGAACTATGGAGAGCCCACTGGACCCAACCTCATCAAGGATATACTCATAGACGACTCACAG TGGGAATACAATGAATCAACAGAATAT GAGGTGGTTCTAGGGGAACTCCAGGCTGATACTGCCTACTCTGTGTCTGTGGGGGCGTACACCGCCAAGGGAGACGGGGCACGGAGCAAACCCCAAACTCTCTGCACTACCCTCGCAC